The proteins below come from a single Jaculus jaculus isolate mJacJac1 chromosome 12, mJacJac1.mat.Y.cur, whole genome shotgun sequence genomic window:
- the LOC101601611 gene encoding 10 kDa heat shock protein, mitochondrial-like: MAGQAFRKFLPLFDRVLVERSAAGTVTKGGIMLPEKSQGKVLQATVVAVGSGSKGKCGEIQPVSVKVGDKVLLPEYAGTKVVLDDKDYFLFRDGDILGRYVD, translated from the coding sequence ATGGCGGGACAAGCATTTAGAAAGTTCCTTCCGCTCTTTGACAGAGTGTTGGTTGAAAGGAGTGCAGCTGGAACTGTAACCAAAGGTGGCATTATGCTTCCAGAAAAATCTCAAGGAAAAGTATTGCAAGCAACAGTAGTAGCTGTGGGATCAGGCTCTAAAGGAAAGTGTGGAGAGATCCAACCAGTTAGTGTGAAAGTTGGAGATAAAGTTCTTCTCCCAGAATATGCAGGCACCAAAGTAGTTCTAGATGACAAGGATTATTTCTTATTTAGAGATGGTGACATTCTTGGCAGGTATGTAGACTGA